The following coding sequences are from one Streptomyces sp. NBC_01485 window:
- the pdhA gene encoding pyruvate dehydrogenase (acetyl-transferring) E1 component subunit alpha, which produces MTVESTAAHKPRRSAGGKAGATGTERTTRTTARKSAEPELVQLLTPEGKRVKNSRNAEYAKYAADVTPEELRGLYRDMVLTRRFDAEATALQRQGELGLWASLLGQEAAQIGSGRALRDDDYVFPTYREHGVAWCRGVDPANLLGMFRGVNNGGWDPNSNNFHLYTIVIGSQTLHATGYAMGVAKDGADSAVIAYFGDGASSQGDVAESFTFSAVYNAPVVFFCQNNQWAISEPTEKQTRVPLYQRAQGYGFPGVRVDGNDVLACLAVTKWALERARNGEGPTLVEAYTYRMGAHTTSDDPTKYRADEEREAWEAKDPILRLRRHLEASNHTDEGFFAELEAESEALGRRVREAVRAMPDPDHFAIFENVYADGHALVDEERAQFAAYQASFVDEDGGK; this is translated from the coding sequence GTGACCGTGGAGAGCACTGCCGCGCACAAGCCGCGACGCAGCGCCGGAGGCAAGGCCGGCGCCACCGGCACCGAGCGCACCACCCGCACCACCGCGAGGAAGAGTGCCGAGCCCGAGCTCGTGCAGCTGCTGACGCCGGAGGGCAAGCGGGTCAAGAACAGCAGGAACGCGGAGTACGCCAAGTACGCCGCCGACGTCACCCCCGAAGAGCTCCGCGGCCTCTACCGCGACATGGTGCTCACCCGCCGCTTCGACGCCGAGGCCACCGCCCTGCAACGGCAGGGCGAGCTGGGCCTGTGGGCCTCGCTGCTCGGCCAGGAGGCCGCCCAGATCGGCTCCGGCCGGGCCCTGCGCGACGACGACTACGTCTTCCCGACCTACCGCGAGCACGGCGTCGCCTGGTGCCGCGGGGTCGACCCGGCCAACCTGCTCGGCATGTTCCGGGGTGTGAACAACGGCGGCTGGGACCCCAACAGCAACAACTTCCACCTCTACACGATCGTCATCGGCTCCCAGACGCTGCACGCGACGGGCTACGCGATGGGCGTGGCCAAGGACGGCGCGGACAGCGCGGTGATCGCCTACTTCGGCGACGGCGCCAGCAGCCAGGGCGACGTGGCCGAGTCCTTCACCTTCTCCGCGGTCTACAACGCGCCGGTCGTGTTCTTCTGCCAGAACAACCAGTGGGCGATCTCCGAGCCCACCGAGAAGCAGACCCGGGTGCCGCTCTACCAGCGCGCGCAGGGCTACGGCTTCCCCGGCGTCCGCGTCGACGGCAACGACGTCCTGGCCTGCCTCGCGGTCACCAAGTGGGCGCTGGAGCGGGCCCGCAACGGCGAGGGCCCCACCCTCGTCGAGGCGTACACGTACCGCATGGGCGCCCACACCACCTCCGACGACCCGACGAAGTACCGGGCCGACGAGGAGCGTGAGGCGTGGGAGGCGAAGGACCCGATCCTGCGCCTTCGCCGCCACCTGGAGGCCTCAAACCACACGGACGAGGGATTCTTCGCGGAACTCGAGGCGGAGAGCGAGGCGTTGGGCAGGCGAGTGCGCGAAGCGGTCCGCGCCATGCCGGACCCGGACCACTTCGCCATCTTCGAGAACGTGTACGCGGACGGGCATGCGCTCGTCGACGAGGAGCGGGCCCAGTTCGCCGCCTACCAGGCGTCGTTCGTGGACGAAGACGGGGGTAAGTGA
- a CDS encoding protein kinase domain-containing protein → MSQDGAQGRYAGRALAAGRYQLRDLLGEGGMASVHLAYDAVLDRQVAVKTLHTELGREQAFRERFRREAQAVAKLTHTNIVSVFDTGEDDVEGLTTPYIVMEYIEGRPLGSVLDEDVRQQGAMPADKALKITADVLAALEISHEMGLVHRDIKPGNVMMTKRGVVKVMDFGIARAMQSGVTSMTQTGMVVGTPQYLSPEQALGRGVDARSDLYSVGIMLFQLVTGRLPFEADSPLAIAYAHVQEEPVVPSSINRALPPAVDALIARALKKNPNERYPTAVAMRDECLRVAASFQPAPPSIVPGAQTSSGAGVGSAVFPPVGQGTPAPQAGVQTPYQPAPTPNPYGTPTPSPSYGYPQQGGYQTPAPAYGHQQAPHTPPAYNLSPQPSTAVSSGGGSRKGSKAMLIGSALVAVVTVGGLVITLSMRGGGSDAKGGTGGTSASPAATKAAGYRAPDPSKTIEAEECSEPQESYNDPDKIRVPNFKFKYIDSVKACFQSAGWKMKITKVDENTYGEGAIMDQFPSAGTDVDPDDMPKIELRVSSGNPAS, encoded by the coding sequence ATGAGCCAGGACGGCGCGCAGGGCCGGTACGCGGGGCGGGCGCTCGCAGCCGGCCGCTATCAGCTGCGCGACTTGCTCGGCGAGGGCGGCATGGCCTCGGTGCACCTCGCCTACGACGCCGTGCTCGACCGTCAGGTCGCGGTGAAGACCCTGCACACCGAACTCGGCCGCGAGCAGGCCTTCCGCGAGCGCTTCCGCCGCGAGGCCCAGGCCGTGGCCAAGCTCACGCACACCAACATCGTCTCCGTCTTCGACACGGGCGAGGACGACGTCGAGGGGCTGACGACGCCGTACATCGTCATGGAGTACATCGAGGGCCGCCCGCTCGGCTCCGTGCTCGACGAGGACGTACGGCAGCAGGGCGCGATGCCCGCCGACAAGGCGCTGAAGATCACCGCGGACGTGCTGGCGGCGCTGGAGATCAGCCACGAGATGGGGCTCGTCCACCGCGACATCAAGCCCGGCAACGTGATGATGACCAAGCGCGGCGTGGTCAAGGTGATGGACTTCGGCATCGCGCGGGCTATGCAGTCCGGGGTCACCTCGATGACGCAGACCGGCATGGTCGTCGGCACCCCGCAGTACCTCTCGCCCGAACAGGCCCTGGGGCGTGGCGTGGACGCCCGGTCCGACCTCTACTCGGTCGGCATCATGCTGTTCCAGCTCGTCACCGGGCGGCTGCCGTTCGAGGCGGATTCGCCGCTTGCGATCGCGTACGCGCACGTGCAGGAGGAGCCGGTGGTTCCCTCCTCGATCAACCGGGCGCTGCCGCCGGCCGTCGACGCGCTCATCGCCCGCGCGCTGAAGAAGAACCCGAACGAGCGGTATCCGACCGCCGTCGCCATGCGCGACGAGTGCCTGCGCGTCGCCGCCTCCTTCCAGCCGGCCCCGCCGAGCATCGTCCCGGGCGCGCAGACGTCGAGCGGCGCGGGCGTCGGCTCCGCGGTGTTCCCGCCGGTCGGCCAGGGCACCCCGGCGCCCCAGGCGGGCGTCCAGACGCCCTACCAGCCCGCCCCGACCCCGAACCCGTACGGCACCCCGACGCCGTCCCCCTCCTACGGCTACCCGCAGCAGGGCGGCTACCAGACGCCCGCTCCGGCGTACGGCCACCAGCAGGCGCCGCACACTCCGCCCGCGTACAACCTCAGCCCGCAGCCGTCCACCGCGGTGTCCTCGGGCGGCGGCAGCCGCAAGGGCAGCAAGGCCATGCTCATCGGCTCGGCCCTGGTCGCCGTGGTGACGGTCGGCGGCCTCGTCATCACCCTCTCGATGAGGGGCGGCGGCAGCGACGCCAAGGGCGGCACCGGCGGGACCAGCGCTTCGCCTGCGGCGACCAAGGCGGCGGGCTACCGCGCCCCGGACCCGTCCAAGACGATCGAGGCGGAGGAGTGCTCCGAGCCGCAGGAGTCGTACAACGACCCCGACAAGATCCGGGTGCCGAACTTCAAGTTCAAGTACATCGACTCGGTCAAGGCGTGCTTCCAGTCCGCCGGCTGGAAGATGAAGATCACGAAGGTGGACGAGAACACGTACGGCGAAGGGGCGATCATGGATCAGTTCCCCTCCGCCGGGACGGACGTCGACCCGGACGACATGCCCAAGATCGAGCTCAGGGTCTCCTCGGGCAACCCGGCGTCCTGA
- a CDS encoding bacterial proteasome activator family protein → MEMPRNERSPENAQRILVVGQDGMALGGIDADEDPREIPVTDMVEQPAKVMRIGSMIKQLLEEVRAAPLDEASRVRLKEIHASSVKELEDGLAPELVEELERLSLPFNEDSTPSDAELRIAQAQLVGWLEGLFHGIQTTLFAQQMAARAQLEQMRRALPPGVGHEGADDPRSGGRSGGPYL, encoded by the coding sequence ATGGAGATGCCGAGGAACGAAAGGTCGCCGGAGAACGCCCAGAGGATCCTGGTCGTAGGTCAGGACGGCATGGCGCTCGGCGGCATCGACGCTGACGAGGACCCCCGTGAGATCCCGGTGACGGACATGGTCGAGCAGCCCGCGAAGGTCATGCGCATCGGAAGCATGATCAAGCAGTTGCTCGAGGAGGTGCGCGCGGCTCCCCTGGACGAGGCGAGCCGGGTCCGGCTGAAGGAGATCCACGCGAGTTCGGTGAAGGAACTGGAGGACGGCCTGGCGCCGGAGCTGGTCGAGGAACTGGAGCGGCTGTCCCTGCCGTTCAACGAGGACTCGACGCCGAGCGACGCGGAACTGCGGATCGCGCAGGCCCAGTTGGTCGGCTGGCTGGAGGGCCTCTTCCACGGCATCCAGACCACGCTCTTCGCCCAGCAGATGGCCGCGCGCGCCCAGTTGGAGCAGATGCGCCGTGCGCTGCCGCCGGGTGTGGGCCACGAGGGCGCCGACGACCCGCGTTCGGGCGGCCGTTCGGGCGGACCGTACCTGTAG
- a CDS encoding dihydrolipoamide acetyltransferase family protein: MTTMTEASVREFKMPDVGEGLTEAEILKWYVQPGDTVTDGQVVCEVETAKAAVELPIPYDGVVRALHFPEGTTVDVGMSIIAVDVAGGAGGQGGDAPVAEVPAQAPAAPAQVPAAPEKKAEAVKPEAAKAQAAKSVGAGRQPVLVGYGVAASSTKRRPRKGPEITVPQVPDTIRTELNGHGAAPAVKDRPLAKPPVRKLAKDLGVDLATVVPSGPDGVITREDVHAAVTPAAPAAPVTQAPVTAAPAPAPMAVPSYDSVRETRVPVKGVRKATAAAMVGSAFTAPHVTEFVTFDVTRTLKLVEELRQDKDMQGLRVNPLLLIAKALLVAIKRNPEINASWDEAAQEIVVKHYVNLGIAAATPRGLLVPNIKDAHAKTLPQLAQSLGELVSTARDGKTSPAAMQGGTVTITNVGVFGVDTGTPILNPGESAILAVGAIRLQPWVHKGKVKPRQVTTLALSFDHRLVDGELGSKVLADVAAILEQPKKLITWG, translated from the coding sequence GTGACGACGATGACGGAAGCGTCCGTACGCGAGTTCAAGATGCCCGACGTGGGCGAGGGGCTCACCGAGGCCGAGATCCTCAAGTGGTACGTCCAGCCCGGTGACACGGTGACGGACGGCCAGGTGGTGTGCGAGGTCGAGACGGCCAAGGCCGCCGTCGAACTGCCCATCCCCTACGACGGGGTGGTCCGCGCGCTGCACTTCCCCGAGGGCACCACGGTCGACGTGGGCATGTCGATCATCGCGGTCGACGTGGCGGGCGGCGCGGGCGGGCAGGGCGGCGACGCCCCGGTCGCCGAGGTGCCGGCGCAGGCTCCCGCGGCTCCCGCGCAGGTGCCGGCCGCCCCGGAGAAGAAGGCCGAGGCCGTGAAGCCGGAGGCGGCGAAGGCCCAGGCTGCGAAGTCGGTGGGGGCGGGCCGTCAGCCGGTCCTCGTCGGGTACGGCGTGGCCGCGTCCTCCACCAAACGCCGGCCGCGCAAGGGCCCGGAGATCACGGTCCCGCAGGTCCCGGACACCATCCGGACCGAGCTGAACGGCCACGGGGCCGCGCCCGCCGTGAAGGACCGCCCACTGGCCAAGCCGCCGGTGCGCAAGCTGGCCAAGGACCTGGGCGTCGACCTCGCCACGGTGGTCCCGTCCGGCCCGGACGGCGTCATCACCCGCGAGGACGTCCACGCGGCGGTGACCCCGGCGGCTCCCGCGGCCCCGGTGACGCAGGCTCCGGTCACGGCCGCGCCCGCCCCCGCGCCCATGGCCGTACCGTCGTACGACTCGGTCCGGGAGACCCGGGTGCCGGTCAAGGGGGTGCGTAAGGCGACGGCGGCGGCGATGGTCGGCTCGGCGTTCACCGCGCCGCATGTCACGGAGTTCGTGACGTTCGACGTGACGCGCACGCTGAAGCTCGTCGAGGAGCTCAGGCAGGACAAGGACATGCAGGGCCTGCGGGTCAACCCGCTGCTCCTCATCGCCAAGGCACTGCTGGTCGCGATCAAGCGCAACCCGGAGATCAACGCGTCCTGGGACGAGGCGGCGCAGGAGATCGTGGTCAAGCACTACGTCAACCTGGGCATCGCGGCCGCGACCCCCAGGGGTCTCCTGGTCCCGAACATCAAGGACGCGCACGCCAAGACGCTGCCGCAGTTGGCGCAGTCGCTGGGCGAGCTGGTCTCGACGGCGCGGGACGGCAAGACCTCCCCGGCCGCCATGCAGGGCGGCACGGTGACCATCACCAACGTCGGCGTCTTCGGCGTCGACACCGGCACCCCGATCCTGAACCCCGGCGAGTCCGCGATCCTCGCGGTCGGCGCGATCAGGCTCCAGCCGTGGGTCCACAAGGGCAAGGTGAAGCCCCGTCAGGTGACGACTCTGGCGCTGAGCTTCGACCACCGGCTGGTGGACGGGGAGCTGGGCTCGAAGGTGCTGGCGGATGTGGCGGCGATCCTGGAACAGCCGAAGAAGCTGATCACCTGGGGTTAG
- a CDS encoding alpha-ketoacid dehydrogenase subunit beta, producing the protein MAETATTKNLALAKAINESLRRALDADPKVLIMGEDVGKLGGVFRVTDGLQKDFGESRVIDTPLAESGIVGTAIGLALRGYRPVVEIQFDGFVFPAYDQIVTQLAKMHARSLGKVKLPVVVRIPYGGGIGAVEHHSESPEALFAHVSGLKIVSPSNPSDAYWMMQQAIQSDDPVIFFEPKRRYWDKGEVNTEAIPGPLHKAKVVREGTDLTLVAYGPMVKLCQEVAAAAAEEGRNLEVLDLRSVSPLDFDSIQASVEKTRRLVVVHEAPVFFGSGAEIAARITERCFYHLEAPVLRVGGYHAPYPPARLEEEYLPGLDRVLDAVDRALAY; encoded by the coding sequence ATGGCCGAGACCGCGACAACCAAGAACCTGGCCCTGGCCAAGGCGATCAACGAATCGCTGCGCCGCGCCCTGGACGCGGACCCCAAGGTCCTGATCATGGGCGAGGACGTCGGCAAGCTCGGCGGCGTCTTCCGGGTGACGGACGGCCTGCAGAAGGACTTCGGCGAGAGCCGTGTCATCGACACCCCGCTCGCCGAGTCCGGCATCGTCGGCACCGCGATCGGGCTGGCCCTGCGCGGCTACCGCCCGGTGGTGGAGATCCAGTTCGACGGCTTCGTCTTCCCGGCCTACGACCAGATCGTCACGCAGCTCGCGAAGATGCACGCGCGCTCGCTCGGCAAGGTCAAGCTCCCGGTCGTCGTACGCATCCCGTACGGCGGCGGCATCGGCGCGGTCGAGCACCACTCGGAGTCGCCGGAAGCGCTCTTCGCGCACGTGTCGGGCCTGAAGATCGTCTCTCCGTCGAACCCGTCCGACGCGTACTGGATGATGCAGCAGGCCATCCAGAGCGACGACCCGGTGATCTTCTTCGAGCCGAAGCGGCGCTACTGGGACAAGGGCGAGGTCAACACCGAGGCGATCCCCGGCCCCCTGCACAAGGCCAAGGTCGTCCGAGAGGGTACCGACCTGACCCTCGTCGCCTACGGCCCGATGGTGAAGCTCTGCCAGGAGGTCGCCGCCGCGGCCGCCGAGGAGGGCAGGAACCTGGAGGTCCTGGACCTGCGTTCGGTGTCCCCGCTGGACTTCGACTCGATCCAGGCGTCGGTGGAGAAGACCCGCCGCCTGGTCGTCGTCCACGAGGCGCCGGTGTTCTTCGGCTCGGGCGCGGAGATCGCCGCCCGGATCACCGAGCGCTGCTTCTACCACCTGGAGGCGCCCGTCCTGCGGGTCGGCGGCTATCACGCGCCGTACCCGCCGGCGCGCCTGGAGGAGGAGTACCTGCCTGGCCTGGACCGGGTGCTCGACGCCGTCGACCGTGCCCTGGCGTACTGA
- a CDS encoding GntR family transcriptional regulator, with translation MPSSAPPAPVTAPTPTSGPTTTPTPAPVKQPPAADRVYAHVKQGVLDRRYEGGTLLTEGELAEAVGVSRTPVREALLRLEVEGLIKLYPKKGAMVLPVSAQEIADVVETRLLVEEHAARKAVPAPAGLIARLEELLAKQKEQAAAGDLAAAAVTDRCFHAEIVRSGGNAILSRLYDQLRDRQLRMGVAIMHSHPDRIAKTLTEHEEILQALRSGDAEAAVEIVHRHVGWFSHLARGEVR, from the coding sequence ATGCCATCGTCCGCCCCGCCCGCCCCCGTTACCGCCCCCACTCCCACCTCCGGGCCCACCACCACCCCCACCCCCGCTCCCGTCAAGCAGCCGCCCGCCGCCGACCGCGTGTACGCCCACGTCAAACAGGGCGTCCTGGACCGCCGCTACGAGGGCGGCACCCTCCTCACCGAGGGTGAACTCGCCGAGGCCGTGGGGGTCTCGCGCACACCGGTACGGGAAGCGCTCCTGCGCCTGGAGGTGGAGGGGCTGATCAAGCTCTACCCGAAGAAGGGCGCCATGGTCCTGCCGGTCTCCGCGCAGGAGATCGCGGACGTCGTGGAGACGCGCCTGCTGGTCGAGGAGCACGCGGCGCGCAAGGCCGTCCCCGCGCCGGCCGGGCTCATCGCGCGCCTGGAGGAGCTGCTCGCGAAGCAGAAGGAGCAGGCCGCGGCGGGCGACCTGGCGGCGGCCGCGGTGACGGACCGCTGCTTCCACGCGGAGATCGTCCGCAGCGGCGGAAACGCGATCCTGTCGCGGCTGTACGACCAGCTCCGAGACCGGCAGTTGCGGATGGGCGTCGCCATCATGCACTCCCACCCCGACCGGATCGCCAAGACGCTCACCGAGCACGAGGAGATCCTCCAGGCGCTGCGCTCCGGCGATGCGGAGGCGGCCGTCGAGATCGTGCACCGGCACGTCGGCTGGTTCTCACACCTGGCGCGCGGTGAGGTCCGATGA
- a CDS encoding phosphotransferase, which translates to MPHAPPLGALLRRYSAGTALACEPVDEGLLNRGYRLRTTRGRYFLKHHFDPDTADPASIARQHRATERLADLGVPVAPPLPGHDGRTVAVVGGHAYALHPWIDGRHRHGAQLTPGLCGRLGALLGVVHASLEHVMRAPGEHPPPTRAKHSVPGREQPAPPAHEPERTTPSERTAHVEHTAPSPDPADTFALIDDLLARVRRHRPADSFDDLARHRLLERRTLLERHADRRPPHGGPVGWVHGDFHPFNLLYRGDAPAAIVDWDRLGVQPRAEEAVRAAAIFFVRPDGALDLPKARAYARAYRRAARATPSELAAAVHRVWWERLNDFWMLRWHYERGDTRADSQFPAASALAVWWTQEYDAVCGAFAD; encoded by the coding sequence GTGCCCCACGCGCCCCCTTTGGGCGCTCTGCTCCGCCGCTACTCCGCCGGCACAGCGCTCGCCTGCGAACCGGTCGACGAGGGGCTGCTGAACCGCGGTTACCGGCTGCGCACCACCCGAGGCCGCTACTTCCTCAAGCACCACTTCGACCCGGACACCGCCGACCCCGCCTCCATCGCCCGCCAGCACCGGGCCACCGAACGCCTCGCCGACCTGGGCGTCCCGGTCGCGCCCCCGCTCCCCGGCCACGACGGACGAACGGTCGCCGTCGTCGGCGGCCACGCCTACGCCCTCCACCCGTGGATCGACGGCCGCCACCGCCACGGCGCGCAGCTCACCCCCGGCCTGTGCGGACGTCTGGGAGCGCTGCTGGGGGTCGTACACGCGAGCCTGGAACACGTGATGCGAGCCCCCGGCGAGCACCCGCCGCCGACGAGGGCGAAGCACTCGGTCCCAGGGCGCGAACAGCCCGCACCCCCGGCGCACGAACCGGAGCGCACCACCCCGTCCGAGCGCACCGCTCACGTCGAGCACACCGCCCCGAGCCCCGACCCCGCCGACACCTTCGCGCTCATCGACGACCTCCTCGCGCGCGTGCGCCGTCACCGGCCCGCCGACTCCTTCGACGACCTCGCCCGCCACCGCCTCCTGGAGCGGCGCACGCTGCTGGAACGGCACGCGGACCGGCGTCCCCCGCATGGCGGCCCGGTCGGCTGGGTGCACGGCGACTTCCACCCCTTCAACCTGCTCTACCGCGGGGACGCCCCCGCCGCCATCGTCGACTGGGACCGGCTCGGCGTGCAGCCCCGCGCGGAGGAGGCCGTCCGCGCGGCCGCGATCTTCTTCGTACGGCCCGACGGCGCCCTCGACCTGCCGAAGGCGAGGGCGTACGCACGCGCGTACCGGCGCGCGGCCCGGGCCACGCCCTCCGAACTCGCGGCGGCCGTGCACCGCGTGTGGTGGGAGCGCCTCAACGACTTCTGGATGCTGCGCTGGCACTACGAGCGCGGCGACACCCGCGCGGACTCCCAGTTCCCGGCCGCCTCGGCCCTCGCCGTGTGGTGGACACAGGAGTACGACGCGGTGTGCGGAGCGTTCGCGGACTGA
- a CDS encoding MFS transporter, which produces MAVWSIGVSVYFVAVIFRTSLGVAGLDAADRFQVNASALSTFSILQLLVYAGMQIPVGLLVDRLGTKKVLTIGVVLFTAGQLGFAFSPSYGTALASRALLGCGDAMTFISVLRLGTKWFPARRGPMVAQMAGLAGMAGNLISTLLLARLLHSIGWTAAFAGSAVAGAVVLVLVLLFLKDHPEGHEPAPFPHQGAAYVRRQIAASWREPGTRLGLWVHFTTQFPAMVFLLLWGLPFLVQAQGLSRATAGELLTLVVLSNMVVGLVYGQIVARHHGARLPLALGTVGATALMWATTLAYPGERAPMWLLVTLCAVLGACGPASMLGFDFARPANPPERQGTASGITNMGGFVASMTTLFAVGVLLDATGDDYTIAFSCVFVLQALGVSQILRLRKRAARRERERLVASRVETVHVPA; this is translated from the coding sequence ATGGCCGTCTGGAGCATCGGCGTCTCGGTCTACTTCGTCGCGGTCATCTTCCGTACGTCGCTGGGAGTGGCCGGCCTCGACGCCGCCGACCGCTTCCAGGTCAACGCCTCGGCCCTGTCCACCTTCTCGATCCTCCAGCTCCTGGTCTACGCGGGCATGCAGATACCCGTGGGCCTGCTGGTCGACCGGCTCGGCACCAAGAAGGTGCTGACCATCGGCGTCGTGCTGTTCACGGCCGGCCAGCTCGGCTTCGCCTTCTCCCCGTCCTACGGCACCGCCCTCGCCTCCCGCGCGCTGCTCGGCTGCGGGGACGCGATGACGTTCATCAGCGTGCTGCGGCTGGGGACGAAGTGGTTCCCGGCGCGCCGCGGGCCGATGGTCGCCCAGATGGCGGGCCTGGCCGGCATGGCGGGCAACCTGATCTCAACGCTCCTCCTGGCCCGGCTGCTGCACAGCATCGGCTGGACGGCCGCCTTCGCGGGCAGCGCGGTGGCCGGAGCGGTGGTCCTGGTCCTCGTACTCCTCTTCCTGAAGGACCACCCCGAGGGTCACGAGCCCGCGCCGTTCCCGCACCAGGGCGCGGCATACGTCCGCCGTCAGATCGCCGCGTCCTGGCGTGAGCCGGGGACCCGGCTGGGCCTGTGGGTGCACTTCACCACCCAGTTCCCGGCGATGGTGTTCCTGCTCCTGTGGGGCCTGCCGTTCCTGGTGCAGGCACAGGGCCTGTCGCGGGCGACGGCCGGCGAACTTCTCACCTTGGTGGTGCTGTCCAACATGGTCGTGGGCCTGGTCTACGGCCAGATCGTCGCCCGCCACCACGGGGCACGGCTGCCGCTGGCCCTCGGCACGGTGGGCGCGACGGCCCTGATGTGGGCGACGACGCTGGCCTACCCGGGCGAGCGGGCGCCGATGTGGCTGCTCGTGACGCTCTGCGCGGTGCTCGGCGCGTGCGGCCCCGCCTCCATGCTCGGCTTCGACTTCGCCCGCCCGGCCAACCCGCCCGAGCGTCAGGGCACGGCCTCCGGAATCACCAACATGGGTGGTTTCGTGGCGTCCATGACGACGCTCTTCGCGGTCGGCGTCCTGCTCGACGCCACCGGCGACGACTACACGATCGCCTTCTCCTGCGTCTTCGTCCTCCAGGCCCTCGGAGTCAGCCAGATCCTGCGCCTGCGCAAGCGAGCCGCCCGACGCGAACGCGAGCGGCTGGTGGCGAGCCGAGTGGAGACGGTGCACGTACCGGCGTAG
- a CDS encoding protein kinase domain-containing protein, whose amino-acid sequence MAQQRAQGPSDPEATGGGMSDAPENWGNGGLVGDGRYRLTHRLGRGGMAEVFAAEDVRLGRTVAVKLLRADLAEDPTSKARFTREAQSVAGLNHHAIVAVYDSGEDFVGGQSVPYIIMEIVEGRTIRDLLLNAEAPGPEQALIIVSGVLEALAYSHQHGIVHRDIKPANVIITHNGAVKVMDFGIARALHGASTTMTQTGMVMGTPQYLSPEQALGKAVDHRSDLYATGCLLYELLALRPPFTGETPLSVVYQHVQDIPMPPSQTSGGECPPELDGLVMRSLAKDPDDRFQTAEEMRGLIQYGLQMLYDQGAHTGTWNTGPVGPHDGRGMPAGGFANTTVLPHGADGSSTSQIPQPILPTGYGGGDDGGFEGHGNRGSGRGKLWILAVFAVIAIAAGVALALNTKGAGTGDDTKTSNSPTASPSATGETSTATPTAEPTDTSTDGNTDDNSGSNSGSNWTPTYTPSYTPSDTPSESITSSPSAEPTDTQPSDEPTDTETEPSTPSSDNPTGGTDQGNAGIGGTGLGG is encoded by the coding sequence ATGGCACAGCAGCGCGCTCAGGGCCCGTCCGACCCCGAGGCGACTGGCGGCGGTATGTCAGATGCGCCGGAGAACTGGGGCAACGGCGGGCTGGTCGGGGACGGCCGATACCGGCTCACCCACAGACTCGGCCGGGGCGGCATGGCCGAGGTGTTCGCGGCGGAGGACGTACGCCTCGGACGCACCGTGGCGGTCAAACTGCTGCGCGCCGATCTGGCCGAGGACCCGACGTCCAAGGCCCGCTTCACGCGCGAGGCCCAGTCGGTGGCCGGCCTCAACCACCACGCGATCGTCGCCGTGTACGACTCCGGCGAGGACTTCGTGGGCGGCCAGAGCGTGCCGTACATCATCATGGAGATCGTCGAGGGACGCACGATCCGCGACCTCCTCCTCAACGCCGAGGCGCCCGGGCCCGAGCAGGCCCTGATCATCGTCTCCGGCGTCCTGGAGGCGCTCGCCTACTCGCACCAGCACGGCATCGTGCACCGCGACATCAAGCCGGCGAACGTGATCATCACGCACAACGGCGCGGTCAAGGTGATGGACTTCGGCATCGCGCGCGCCCTGCACGGGGCGTCCACGACGATGACGCAGACCGGCATGGTCATGGGCACCCCGCAGTACCTCTCCCCGGAGCAGGCGCTCGGCAAGGCCGTCGACCACCGCTCCGACCTGTACGCCACGGGCTGCCTGCTGTACGAACTCCTCGCACTGCGGCCCCCGTTCACCGGCGAGACGCCGCTGTCGGTGGTCTACCAGCACGTGCAGGACATCCCGATGCCGCCTTCGCAGACCTCCGGCGGGGAGTGCCCGCCGGAACTCGACGGCCTCGTCATGCGTTCCCTGGCCAAGGACCCGGACGACCGGTTCCAGACGGCGGAGGAGATGCGCGGCCTCATCCAGTACGGGCTGCAGATGCTGTACGACCAGGGCGCCCACACCGGCACCTGGAACACCGGGCCGGTCGGCCCGCACGACGGCCGCGGCATGCCCGCCGGCGGCTTCGCGAACACGACCGTGCTGCCGCACGGCGCCGACGGCTCCAGCACGTCGCAGATCCCGCAGCCGATCCTGCCCACGGGCTACGGCGGCGGTGACGACGGCGGCTTCGAGGGCCACGGCAACAGGGGCAGCGGTCGCGGCAAGCTGTGGATCCTCGCCGTTTTCGCGGTGATCGCCATCGCCGCGGGTGTCGCGCTCGCGCTGAACACCAAGGGGGCGGGCACCGGCGACGACACCAAGACGTCGAACTCGCCGACCGCCTCGCCGTCCGCGACGGGCGAGACCTCCACCGCGACGCCGACCGCCGAGCCGACCGACACGTCCACGGACGGCAACACTGACGACAACAGCGGTTCGAACTCCGGATCGAACTGGACACCGACGTACACGCCGTCGTACACGCCGTCGGACACCCCGTCCGAGTCGATCACCTCCTCGCCGTCGGCCGAGCCGACCGACACCCAGCCGTCGGACGAGCCGACCGACACGGAGACGGAGCCGAGTACCCCGTCCTCCGACAACCCGACGGGCGGGACGGACCAGGGCAACGCCGGCATCGGCGGCACCGGCCTCGGTGGCTGA